A single Loxodonta africana isolate mLoxAfr1 chromosome 24, mLoxAfr1.hap2, whole genome shotgun sequence DNA region contains:
- the RBBP8NL gene encoding RBBP8 N-terminal-like protein, with product METFVESLNRLKDIHEKEVLGLQNKLLELNSERCRDAQRMEELFAKNHQLREQQKALTENVRVLENRLRAGLCDRCMVTQELARKKQQEFESTHLQSLQHIFLLTNEMTRLKEENRSLKEEVKRLRGLEDRPKPLSREGATDPLSPLLLPSPGGQKAGTEKSPQGHEEPEAECPSIDPRGEEQPLGYRTSSATKISPGANLPEPRAPDMSPQRISNQLHGTIAVVRPGSQVCLVDHSSSNGTPPPPTRSSPPSPNYEPSLPLDSLLRASRPSTMAFEALKRSLQADRLGLLSRHLALRLHSPRSSSLNPTMAPDGPRPKTLKAVETESWEGPTGLLGLPGTLADVRDPRLEGTLHLLLTQRRLRVRAGSARPKGLPVPGGMPPSPPTGSDSEGPEDNKVARAGLTTAAWHEGWHPQPTDGGSPRGEMVAALQEYAPDKPLDLSDRGRGRNAPKPACHPGSLSPPTTHTPSPESPQGAEPPAQSRPLIPSPQAISNRTKGARAPETEEPPTPLSQQTPRPPSSPTGTLCPAESSKAKAQRPESDGLDEPDTSDSEKAPSSEADAKPSTPREGPRCSCDKELQHGLQRKRKRASAPQGKGTRYGGGARGAGPQQRQRGRGPGGVACWLRWAGAAQMFAEGGALGPGSPDKAAGAAGLPRVSGQPPPSRSGQEPTWASQPDLGPPSTASRKSSRGRWKPPEPLAVGGGPGSPQDTEDSSPSPSSRDWEET from the exons GGATGCCCAGAGGATGGAGGAGCTGTTTGCCAAGAACCACCAGCTCCGGGAGCAGCAGAAGGCGCTGACCGAGAATGTGCGGGTGCTGGAGAACAG GCTTCGGGCCGGCCTGTGTGACCGCTGCATGGTGACCCAGGAGCTGGCCAGGAAAAAGCAGCAGGAGTTCGAGAGCACCCACCTGCAGAGTCTGCAgcacatcttcctcctga CCAATGAGATGACCAGGCTGAAGGAGGAGAACAGGAGCTTGAAGGAGGAGGTGAAGCGGCTTCGGGGCCTGGA agacaggcccaagcccctGAGCAGGGAGGGTGCTACGGACCCCCTTTCACCCCTGCTGCTGCCCTCCCCTGGCGGCCAGAAGGCTGGTACTGAGAAGTCACCGCAAGGCCATGAGGAGCCTGAGGCCGAGTGCCCCAGCATAGATCCACGGGGAGAAG AGCAGCCGCTGGGGTACAGGACATCATCTGCCACCAAAATCTCCCCAGGTGCCAACCTGCCCGAGCCGCGGGCCCCAGACATG AGCCCGCAGCGCATCTCCAACCAGCTGCATGGGACCATAGCCGTGGTACGGCCTGGGTCCCAGGTGTGCCTCGTGGACCACAGCTCCTCCAACGGGACACCCCCGCCACCCACCAGGAGCAGCCCGCCCAGCCCTAACTATGAGCCCAGCCTCCCACTGGACAG CCTCCTGCGGGCCTCCCGGCCCTCCACCATGGCCTTTGAGGCCCTGAAGCGCTCCCTCCAGGCTGACCGCCTTGGCCTCCTGAGCCGCCACCTGGCCCTGCGCCTCCACAGCCCCCGCAGCAGCTCCCTGAACCCCACCATGGCCCCTGATGGCCCCCGGCCAAAGACCCTAAAAGCTGTGGAGACTGAGAGCTGGGAGGGGCCCACGGGCCTCCTGGGCCTGCCAGGGACCCTGGCGGATGTGAGGGACCCACGGCTGGAGGGCACACTGCACCTGCTCCTGACCCAGCGGCGGCTTCGAGTGCGAGCTGGCAGTGCCAGGCCAAAGGGCCTGCCTGTGCCAGGGGGCATGCCACCCTCCCCGCCCACTGGGTCAGACTCCGAGGGCCCTGAGGACAACAAGGTGGCCAGGGCAGGACTGACCACAGCAGCCTGGCACGAGGGGTGGCACCCACAGCCCACAGACGGGGGCAGCCCCAGGGGCGAGATGGTTGCGGCTCTCCAAGAATATGCCCCAGACAAGCCCCTAGACCTCTCAGATCGGGGCCGTGGCCGCAACGCCCCCAAGCCTGCCTGCCACCCTGGGTCACTCAGCCCCCCAACCACCCACACTCCCAGCCCAGAGTCACCCCAGGGAGCTGAGCCACCTGCCCAGTCCAGACCCCTAATCCCCAGCCCCCAGGCAATCAGCAATCGCACCAAGGGGGCCAGAGCACCAGAGACTGAGGAACCCCCAACCCCACTG AGTCAGCAGACTCCCAGGCCACCGTCTAGCCCGACCGGCACCCTGTGTCCCGCAGAGTCCAGCAAGGCGAAGGCGCAGAGGCCAGAGTCGGACGGACTGGACGAGCCAGACACCTCGGACAGTGAG AAGGCCCCAAGTTCCGAGGCGGATGCCAAGCCCAGCACGCCAAGGGAGGGGCCCAGGTGCTCCTGCGACAAGGAGCTCCAGCACGGTCTGCAGCGCAAACGGAAGCGGGCGTCGGCCCCCCAGGGCAAAGGTACTAGATACGGGGGCGGGGCTAGGGGGGCGGGACCA CAGCAGCGGCAGCGCGGGCGGGGCCCTGGGGGCGTGGCGTGCTGGCTCCGCTGGGCTGGCGCTGCTCAGATGTTTGCTGAGGGTGGTGCTTTGGGCCCCGGCTCCCCGGATAAGGCCGCAGGGGCTGCGGGCCTGCCTCGGGTGTCCGGACAGCCTCCCCCTTCCCGCTCTGGCCAGGAAC CCACTTGGGCCTCCCAGCCTGACTTGGGTCCTCCTTCCACAGCCTCCAGGAAGTCCTCCCGAGGGAGATGGAAACCTCCAGAGCCCCTGGCAGTGGGCGGGGGGCCTGGGAGCCCACAGGACACTGAGGACAGCAGCCCCTCACCCAGCAGCCGGGACTGGGAGGAGACCTAG